One genomic window of Punica granatum isolate Tunisia-2019 chromosome 1, ASM765513v2, whole genome shotgun sequence includes the following:
- the LOC116193057 gene encoding protein SSUH2 homolog isoform X1, with the protein MEEPLLSSEKRSELGDKESDRLSSYQYVGRTNSNIPTASLVGTEVSVDEIRSAAAVSDRYPPSLHAPLLSSPEPDPDAFYSEQAKVYRGGYGGEYGGPVGEFQREVLDEVEIRELLIDHVGHRCCWGSRPARTWKIHAVEDCNVYVGTLDTFIEEREVVRETEAHLGGNIDGKDKGPELGVWELDLRSEFPVLFVLNKETRATIPHSETIEKCSGCAGRGDRVCPDCNADQEPGYYKENRMNQCSACHGRGLIAHRDGSDTICVKCNGKGKIPCATCSSRGLIKCETCRGSGSLLSRNIAVVKWKTLSTRKVGATAGAASVPDEVFHQAKGVQLCNTQAYQCSPAFFADSYFLNKFSSEVISERAQAPPKARVICERHTISVVPVTRVTMSHRNRSFSFYIIGYSREVYLKDYYPSRFCWGLCPCLEWLKL; encoded by the exons ATGGAGGAACCTCTGCTCTCATCAG AGAAAAGGAGTGAGCTTGGGGACAAGGAGAGCGACAGGCTGAGCTCGTACCAGTACGTCGGGAGGACCAACTCTAACATCCCCACTGCTTCTTTGGTCGGAACTGAGGTGAGTGTTGACGAGATTCGATCTGCTGCTGCCGTCTCCGATCGCTACCCGCCCTCGCTTCACGCCCCCCTTCTCAGCTCGCCCGAGCCGGACCCCGATG CTTTCTACTCAG AGCAAGCTAAAGTCTACCGAGGCGGATACGGAGGAGAGTATGGTGGACCTGTTGGTGAATTTCAGAG GGAAGTGTTGGACGAGGTGGAGATTCGCGAGCTACTCATCGACCATGTGGGCCACCGTTGCTGCTGGGGAAGTCGTCCTGCTCGTACATGGAAGATCCACGCAGTTGAAGATTGCAATGTCTATGTTGGCACTTTGGATACTTTCATAGAGGAAAGGGAGGTGGTGAGAGAGACTGAGGCCCATCTAGGCGGCAACATTGATGGAAAGGACAAGGGTCCCGAGCTTGGAGTATGGGAATTGGATCTGAGGTCCGAGTTTCCTGTCCTGTTTGTGCTGAACAAGGAGACCCGGGCCACTATTCCACACTCTGAGACCATTGAAAAATGTTCAG GATGTGCTGGAAGAGGAGATCGTGTTTGTCCCGATTGCAATGCCGACCAAGAACCAGGATATTATAAGGAGAACCGGATGAACCAGTGCTCTGCTTGTCACGGGAGGGGTTTGATCGCTCATAGAGACGGATCCGACACGAT ATGTGTGAAATGCAATGGCAAAGGGAAGATACCATGTGCAACTTGTAGTTCTCGAGGCCTAATCAAGTGTGAAACCTGTCGAGGAAGTGGATCTCTTCTCTCCCGCAACATTGCTGTGGTTAAATG GAAGACACTCTCAACCCGAAAAGTGGGCGCGACGGCGGGGGCTGCGTCCGTTCCTGATGAAGTCTTCCACCAAGCAAAAGGTGTCCAGCTGTGCAACACACAGGCGTACCAGTGCTCCCCTGCCTTCTTTGCCGACTCCTACTTCCTGAACAAATTTTCTTCTGAAGTCATCTCGGAGCGGGCCCAGGCCCCCCCCAAAGCTAGGGTCATCTGCGAGAGGCACACCATTTCGGTCGTGCCAGTGACCCGTGTCACCATGAGTCACCGTAATCGTTCCTTCAGCTTTTACATCATCGGGTACAGCAGGGAGGTTTATCTTAAGGATTACTACCCTTCCAGGTTTTGCTGGGGGCTCTGTCCTTGCTTGGAATGGTTGAAGTTGTGA
- the LOC116193057 gene encoding protein SSUH2 homolog isoform X2, whose amino-acid sequence MEEPLLSSEKRSELGDKESDRLSSYQYVGRTNSNIPTASLVGTEVSVDEIRSAAAVSDRYPPSLHAPLLSSPEPDPDEQAKVYRGGYGGEYGGPVGEFQREVLDEVEIRELLIDHVGHRCCWGSRPARTWKIHAVEDCNVYVGTLDTFIEEREVVRETEAHLGGNIDGKDKGPELGVWELDLRSEFPVLFVLNKETRATIPHSETIEKCSGCAGRGDRVCPDCNADQEPGYYKENRMNQCSACHGRGLIAHRDGSDTICVKCNGKGKIPCATCSSRGLIKCETCRGSGSLLSRNIAVVKWKTLSTRKVGATAGAASVPDEVFHQAKGVQLCNTQAYQCSPAFFADSYFLNKFSSEVISERAQAPPKARVICERHTISVVPVTRVTMSHRNRSFSFYIIGYSREVYLKDYYPSRFCWGLCPCLEWLKL is encoded by the exons ATGGAGGAACCTCTGCTCTCATCAG AGAAAAGGAGTGAGCTTGGGGACAAGGAGAGCGACAGGCTGAGCTCGTACCAGTACGTCGGGAGGACCAACTCTAACATCCCCACTGCTTCTTTGGTCGGAACTGAGGTGAGTGTTGACGAGATTCGATCTGCTGCTGCCGTCTCCGATCGCTACCCGCCCTCGCTTCACGCCCCCCTTCTCAGCTCGCCCGAGCCGGACCCCGATG AGCAAGCTAAAGTCTACCGAGGCGGATACGGAGGAGAGTATGGTGGACCTGTTGGTGAATTTCAGAG GGAAGTGTTGGACGAGGTGGAGATTCGCGAGCTACTCATCGACCATGTGGGCCACCGTTGCTGCTGGGGAAGTCGTCCTGCTCGTACATGGAAGATCCACGCAGTTGAAGATTGCAATGTCTATGTTGGCACTTTGGATACTTTCATAGAGGAAAGGGAGGTGGTGAGAGAGACTGAGGCCCATCTAGGCGGCAACATTGATGGAAAGGACAAGGGTCCCGAGCTTGGAGTATGGGAATTGGATCTGAGGTCCGAGTTTCCTGTCCTGTTTGTGCTGAACAAGGAGACCCGGGCCACTATTCCACACTCTGAGACCATTGAAAAATGTTCAG GATGTGCTGGAAGAGGAGATCGTGTTTGTCCCGATTGCAATGCCGACCAAGAACCAGGATATTATAAGGAGAACCGGATGAACCAGTGCTCTGCTTGTCACGGGAGGGGTTTGATCGCTCATAGAGACGGATCCGACACGAT ATGTGTGAAATGCAATGGCAAAGGGAAGATACCATGTGCAACTTGTAGTTCTCGAGGCCTAATCAAGTGTGAAACCTGTCGAGGAAGTGGATCTCTTCTCTCCCGCAACATTGCTGTGGTTAAATG GAAGACACTCTCAACCCGAAAAGTGGGCGCGACGGCGGGGGCTGCGTCCGTTCCTGATGAAGTCTTCCACCAAGCAAAAGGTGTCCAGCTGTGCAACACACAGGCGTACCAGTGCTCCCCTGCCTTCTTTGCCGACTCCTACTTCCTGAACAAATTTTCTTCTGAAGTCATCTCGGAGCGGGCCCAGGCCCCCCCCAAAGCTAGGGTCATCTGCGAGAGGCACACCATTTCGGTCGTGCCAGTGACCCGTGTCACCATGAGTCACCGTAATCGTTCCTTCAGCTTTTACATCATCGGGTACAGCAGGGAGGTTTATCTTAAGGATTACTACCCTTCCAGGTTTTGCTGGGGGCTCTGTCCTTGCTTGGAATGGTTGAAGTTGTGA
- the LOC116214253 gene encoding E3 ubiquitin-protein ligase HAKAI homolog isoform X2 — protein sequence MLQIRLKRDPSSDAGGGGKPLPTETVTVACPDHLVLADLPVAKGLGAATCASVVKVVGRKSRRQLGERVHFCVRCDFPIAIYGRLSPCEHAFCLDCARSDSICYLCDERIQKIQTIKMMEGIFICAAPHCLKSFMKKSEFEIHIHESHTDLLNPNAEKEEAHESEAWILRQPSASESTARAPPRPGFSPGPLQLPDREDKARNIQSREQQTPRPPLQQKPPAYTGQANNPSESQTDGQHPPGFDQPNLHSLPQEPGQYPPLNPIPQPNFMMPLPSTPMLNHPPPFGFPPFQPEGAPQAFFNGPYEVARQDSNSEAGPEQGSLLGFPPGAMNFPPGYAPTWNAGIAGSHFETQGSVQGAGDGYQNQGDYMRNHPGALPLNPLPVPPNMPGGGSADVRDGRGVLAPQPPSFPPPPPSQSQPHLPQNKRGKFYSGDGQGFGWQHENRDSFGSNQD from the exons ATGCTTCAGATTCGGCTGAAGCGGGACCCGTCCTCGGACGCTGGTGGGGGCGGAAAACCTTTACCTACGGAAACAGTGACCGTTGCTTGCCCCGACCACCTCGTGCTCGCTGACCTCCCGGTAGCCAAGGGTCTCGGGGCGGCCACCTGTGCCTCTGTTGTCAAGGTCGTGGGCCGCAAATCCCGTAGGCAGCTCGGCGAGCGCGTCCACTTTTGCGTCCGATGCGATTTCCCCATTGCTATCTATGGAAGGCTG AGCCCCTGTGAGCACGCCTTCTGCCTAGATTGTGCTAGGAGCGATTCAATCTGTTACCT ATGTGATGAGCGCATACAGAAGATTCAGACTATCAAAATGATGGAGGGCATCTTCATTTGTGCTGCTCCACACTGTCTCAAGTCTTTCATGAAGAAGAGCGAATTCGAAATTCATATTCATGAGAGTCATACTGATCTTCTCAACCCTAATGCTGAAAAAGAAGAGGCTCATGAATCTGAAGCATGGATCCTCAGACAGCCTTCTGCTTCAGAATCCACTGCCAGAGCTCCTCCACGGCCTGGCTTCTCTCCCGGGCCTTTGCAGCTTCCTGATCGTGAAGACAAGGCCCGTAACATACAATCTCGGGAGCAGCAAACTCCAAGACCTCCTTTACAACAGAAGCCACCAGCTTATACTGGACAAGCAAATAATCCCTCGGAATCCCAGACTGATGGTCAGCATCCTCCTGGGTTTGACCAGCCCAATCTTCACAGCCTACCGCAAGAACCTGGCCAGTACCCACCTTTGAATCCCATCCCGCAACCCAACTTCATGATGCCCTTACCTTCAACTCCTATGCTAAATCACCCGCCTCCATTTGGGTTCCCCCCTTTTCAACCCGAGGGTGCACCTCAGGCCTTCTTTAATGGTCCCTATGAGGTGGCGCGGCAGGATTCAAATTCCGAAGCAGGACCTGAACAGGGATCATTACTGGGTTTCCCACCGGGTGCTATGAACTTCCCACCAGGCTATGCTCCAACCTGGAATGCAGGAATTGCCGGGTCACATTTTGAGACTCAGGGGTCGGTTCAAGGAGCAGGAGATGGTTATCAAAACCAGGGCGACTATATGCGGAATCATCCTGGGGCATTACCACTAAATCCTCTGCCAGTGCCGCCCAATATGCCAGGTGGGGGTTCTGCCGATGTAAGGGATGGCAGGGGAGTATTGGCACCACAGCCTCCATCATTTCCGCCTCCACCACCATCTCAATCACAGCCTCATTTGCCACAGAACAAGCGAGGGAAGTTCTATAGTGGTGATGGGCAGGGATTTGGGTGGCAACACGAGAATCGTGATAGTTTTGGGAGCAATCAGGACTAG
- the LOC116214253 gene encoding E3 ubiquitin-protein ligase HAKAI homolog isoform X1: MLQIRLKRDPSSDAGGGGKPLPTETVTVACPDHLVLADLPVAKGLGAATCASVVKVVGRKSRRQLGERVHFCVRCDFPIAIYGRLGKIELVESLSFLEAFIGEAPLRNWVPKSEEIIARSCTSPCEHAFCLDCARSDSICYLCDERIQKIQTIKMMEGIFICAAPHCLKSFMKKSEFEIHIHESHTDLLNPNAEKEEAHESEAWILRQPSASESTARAPPRPGFSPGPLQLPDREDKARNIQSREQQTPRPPLQQKPPAYTGQANNPSESQTDGQHPPGFDQPNLHSLPQEPGQYPPLNPIPQPNFMMPLPSTPMLNHPPPFGFPPFQPEGAPQAFFNGPYEVARQDSNSEAGPEQGSLLGFPPGAMNFPPGYAPTWNAGIAGSHFETQGSVQGAGDGYQNQGDYMRNHPGALPLNPLPVPPNMPGGGSADVRDGRGVLAPQPPSFPPPPPSQSQPHLPQNKRGKFYSGDGQGFGWQHENRDSFGSNQD; this comes from the exons ATGCTTCAGATTCGGCTGAAGCGGGACCCGTCCTCGGACGCTGGTGGGGGCGGAAAACCTTTACCTACGGAAACAGTGACCGTTGCTTGCCCCGACCACCTCGTGCTCGCTGACCTCCCGGTAGCCAAGGGTCTCGGGGCGGCCACCTGTGCCTCTGTTGTCAAGGTCGTGGGCCGCAAATCCCGTAGGCAGCTCGGCGAGCGCGTCCACTTTTGCGTCCGATGCGATTTCCCCATTGCTATCTATGGAAGGCTG GGAAAGATTGAACTTGTGGAATCTTTAAGCTTTTTGGAGGCCTTTATTGGCGAGGCACCTCTTAGGAATTGGGTGCCAAAAAGTGAAGAAATCATCGCGCGGTCCTGCACT AGCCCCTGTGAGCACGCCTTCTGCCTAGATTGTGCTAGGAGCGATTCAATCTGTTACCT ATGTGATGAGCGCATACAGAAGATTCAGACTATCAAAATGATGGAGGGCATCTTCATTTGTGCTGCTCCACACTGTCTCAAGTCTTTCATGAAGAAGAGCGAATTCGAAATTCATATTCATGAGAGTCATACTGATCTTCTCAACCCTAATGCTGAAAAAGAAGAGGCTCATGAATCTGAAGCATGGATCCTCAGACAGCCTTCTGCTTCAGAATCCACTGCCAGAGCTCCTCCACGGCCTGGCTTCTCTCCCGGGCCTTTGCAGCTTCCTGATCGTGAAGACAAGGCCCGTAACATACAATCTCGGGAGCAGCAAACTCCAAGACCTCCTTTACAACAGAAGCCACCAGCTTATACTGGACAAGCAAATAATCCCTCGGAATCCCAGACTGATGGTCAGCATCCTCCTGGGTTTGACCAGCCCAATCTTCACAGCCTACCGCAAGAACCTGGCCAGTACCCACCTTTGAATCCCATCCCGCAACCCAACTTCATGATGCCCTTACCTTCAACTCCTATGCTAAATCACCCGCCTCCATTTGGGTTCCCCCCTTTTCAACCCGAGGGTGCACCTCAGGCCTTCTTTAATGGTCCCTATGAGGTGGCGCGGCAGGATTCAAATTCCGAAGCAGGACCTGAACAGGGATCATTACTGGGTTTCCCACCGGGTGCTATGAACTTCCCACCAGGCTATGCTCCAACCTGGAATGCAGGAATTGCCGGGTCACATTTTGAGACTCAGGGGTCGGTTCAAGGAGCAGGAGATGGTTATCAAAACCAGGGCGACTATATGCGGAATCATCCTGGGGCATTACCACTAAATCCTCTGCCAGTGCCGCCCAATATGCCAGGTGGGGGTTCTGCCGATGTAAGGGATGGCAGGGGAGTATTGGCACCACAGCCTCCATCATTTCCGCCTCCACCACCATCTCAATCACAGCCTCATTTGCCACAGAACAAGCGAGGGAAGTTCTATAGTGGTGATGGGCAGGGATTTGGGTGGCAACACGAGAATCGTGATAGTTTTGGGAGCAATCAGGACTAG
- the LOC116214266 gene encoding reticulon-like protein B12 — MGTSDRFFCRQRTFHQILGGGLAADVILWRRKNVTLGILLGTLAAWVVFERSGYTLLSLVSSVLLLLTTILFLWAKSAALLNRPAPPLPDLHLSEDAANYLAALVRTHVNALLSAFQKIALGKDSMMFFRVAGWLLLISIVGGLTDFLTLGYTTLFLVLTIPALYEKNEELVDKCVGMCYCNLQQLYAKLDSRVHKWNMEKRKLS, encoded by the exons ATGGGCACATCAGACCGATTCTTCTGCAGGCAGAGAACTTTTCATCAGATTCTCGGTGGCGGTCTTG CTGCCGATGTCATTCTATGGAGGAGGAAGAATGTGACACTGGGGATACTGCTGGGGACATTAGCTGCTTGGGTGGTGTTCGAGAGATCTGGTTACACTCTGCTATCACTTGTCTCCAGTGTCCTGCTGCTCCTCACCACAATCCTCTTCCTTTGGGCCAAATCTGCAGCACTTCTCAATCG GCCTGCTCCACCGCTACCTGACTTACATCTCTCAGAAGATGCAGCAAATTATTTGGCAGCTCTTGTTCGAACTCATGTAAATGCCTTGCTGTCGGCTTTCCAGAAAATAGCCCTGGGTAAAGACTCGATGATGTTCTTCAGAGTGGCAGGATGGCTTCTGTTGATATCTATTGTTGGTGGCTTGACCGATTTCCTCACACTAGGATACACGA CCCTTTTCCTTGTACTGACCATACCGGCTCTCTACGAGAAGAATGAAGAACTTGTTGACAAGTGTGTTGGCATGTGTTATTGTAACTTGCAGCAGTTGTATGCGAAGTTAGATAGCAGAGTTCACAAATGGAATATGGAGAAGAGAAAGTTAAGCTGA
- the LOC116209482 gene encoding ataxin-3 homolog: MEGVSNGGMLYHEVQESKLCAVHCVNTVLQGPFFSEFDLAALASDLDRRERQMMMEGVGGGGGGGGHVAAGGDFLSQDSHNVSLDGDFSIQVLQKALEVWDLQVIPLNSPAAEPAQFDPERENAFICHLQDHWFCIRKVNGEWYNFDSLYAAPQHLSRFYLSAYLDSLKGFGWSIFIVRGNFPKECPISSAEAPSSYGQWLSPEDAERISKSCNETWDPARRIDQTDQMVSEIEDADLKAAIAASLMDATPSKASVDATPSKAAKASVDATPSKASGDATPSKVSVDATPSKAIGDATPSKASGDATPSKASGDATPSKASGDATPSKASGDATPSKASGDATPSTASGDATPSKAIGDATPSKAIGDATPSKASGDAVNSQEESPDREEKK; this comes from the exons ATGGAGGGAGTGAGCAATGGGGGGATGCTCTACCACGAGGTTCAGGAGTCGAAGCTCTGCGCCGTCCACTGCGTCAACACCGTCCTGCAGGGCCCTTTCTTCTCCGAGTTTGATTTGGCCGCCCTCGCCTCTGATCTTGACCGCCGGGAGCGCCAGATGATGATGGAAGGCGTTGGCGGCGGTGGAGGGGGAGGAGGCCACGTCGCCGCCGGCGGGGACTTCCTCTCCCAGGATTCCCACAATGTCTCCCTCGACGGCGATTTCAGTATCCAG GTTTTGCAGAAGGCTTTAGAGGTTTGGGATCTGCAGGTCATCCCCCTAAACTCCCCAGCAGCAGAACCAGCTCAGTTTGATCCCGAGCGTGAGAATGCATTTATTTGCCACTTGCAAGACCATTGGTTCTGCATTCGGAAAGTGAATGGGGAGTGGTACAATTTTGATAGCCTGTATGCTGCCCCACAGCACCTCTCGAGGTTCTATCTCTCAGCCTATCTTGACTCCCTAAAAGGCTTTGGGTGGAGCATTTTCATTGTCAGGGGAAACTTCCCAAAAGAGTGTCCCATATCCTCTGCAGAAGCTCCCAGCAGTTATGGTCAGTGGCTTTCGCCCGAGGATGCAGAGCGAATATCCAAGTCATGTAATGAAACGTGGGATCCAGCTCGAAGGATTGATCAGACTGATCAAATGGTTTCTGAAATTGAAGATGCAGATCTCAAGGCTGCCATAGCTGCCAGCTTGATGGATGCTACCCCGAGTAAGGCCAGTGTTGATGCTACCCCTAGTAAGGCGGCTAAGGCCAGTGTTGATGCTACCCCGAGTAAGGCCAGTGGTGATGCTACCCCGAGTAAGGTCAGTGTTGATGCTACCCCGAGTAAGGCCATTGGTGATGCTACCCCGAGTAAGGCCAGTGGTGATGCTACCCCGAGTAAGGCCAGTGGTGATGCTACCCCGAGTAAGGCCAGTGGTGATGCTACCCCGAGTAAGGCCAGTGGTGATGCTACCCCGAGTAAGGCCAGTGGTGATGCTACCCCGAGTACGGCCAGTGGTGATGCTACCCCGAGTAAGGCCATTGGTGATGCTACCCCGAGTAAGGCCATTGGTGATGCTACCCCGAGTAAGGCCAGTGGTGATGCCGTAAACAGTCAAGAGGAAAGCCCAGACAGAGAAGAGAAAAAATGA
- the LOC116209498 gene encoding OVARIAN TUMOR DOMAIN-containing deubiquitinating enzyme 3, producing MAIPPLAESILQQLKDGIAQFELLPSPAASVSTPDWPLLCSGSNNHRFFARIGPSLGGRSPAMKKVEHYSVQKVTGDGRCLFRALVKGMALNKGVSLSPREERDDADELRMAVKEIICDSEEDRRQYEEALVAITVDESLKRYCQRIKKPDFWGGESELLVMSRLIQQPIIVYIPEDEHSRGGRGLGFIPIAEYGSEFRKGLRKGKKKQVVKLLYSGRNHYDLLV from the exons ATGGCGATCCCACCCCTCGCTG AGAGCATACTGCAGCAGCTGAAAGATGGCATCGCTCAATTTGAGCTCCTACCATCACCCGCAGCTTCAGTCTCGACCCCGGATTGGCCTCTCCTCTGCTCGGGAAGCAATAATCATCGATTCTTCGCCAGAATCGGACCGTCACT TGGTGGAAGATCACCTGCGATGAAGAAAGTTGAGCATTACTCGGTTCAGAAAGTCACCGGAGATGGCCGCTGCCTTTTCCGTGCTCTG GTCAAAGGGATGGCCTTAAATAAAGGTGTCTCTCTTAGTCCACGGGAAGAGAGGGATGATGCTG ATGAATTACGAATGGCTGTGAAAGAAATAATCTGCGACAGTGAAGAAGATCGCCGCCAGTATGAAGAAGCATTGGTTGCTATTACTGTTGATGAGTCTTTGAAACG CTACTGCCAACGGATCAAAAAACCTGACTTTTGGGGAGGAGAGTCAGAGCTACTG GTAATGTCGAGATTAATTCAGCAGCCAATCATTGTCTATATTCCAGAAGATGAG CACTCAAGGGGTGGGAGGGGCTTGGGATTCATACCCATCGCGGAGTATGGATCTGAGTTTCGGAAGGGCttgagaaaagggaaaaagaaacaagTCGTGAAGCTTCTCTATAGCGGTAGGAATCACTACGATCTGCTTGTCTGA
- the LOC116209489 gene encoding steroid 5-alpha-reductase DET2, which translates to MAQLSSDSDQALFHYSLLSLLLIGPPTFISLRFLQAPYGKHHRPGWGPNLPASLAWFLMESPTLWLTLLLFPHGRHSSHLRPLALIFPFLLHYFHRTVVYPLRISRGASAAFPASVALMAFAFNLLNAYVQSRSVSNYRDYEGDRWFWWRFLAGAAVFAVGMAVNLRSDLALVRLKREGKGYRIPRGGWFEAVSCPNYLGEVVEWLGWAVMTWSWAGLAFFLYTCANLVPRARANHQWYLEKFGEDYPRDRKAVIPFLY; encoded by the coding sequence ATGGCGCAGCTCTCATCAGACTCCGATCAGGCGCTCTTCCACTACagcctcctctctctcctcctcatCGGGCCGCCCACCTTCATCTCCCTCCGCTTCCTCCAAGCCCCCTACGGCAAGCACCACCGCCCCGGGTGGGGACCCAACCTCCCGGCCTCCCTCGCCTGGTTCCTCATGGAGAGCCCCACCCTCTGGCTcaccctcctcctcttcccccACGGCCGCCACTCCTCCCACCTCCGCCCCCTCGCCCTCATCTTCCCATTCCTCCTCCACTACTTCCACCGGACTGTCGTCTACCCACTCCGCATCAGCCGCGGTGCCTCCGCCGCCTTCCCCGCCTCTGTCGCCCTCATGGCCTTCGCCTTCAACCTCCTCAACGCATACGTCCAGTCCCGATCCGTGTCTAACTACAGGGACTACGAAGGAGACCGGTGGTTCTGGTGGAGGTTCCTGGCGGGGGCGGCGGTGTTCGCCGTGGGGATggcggtgaacttgcggtcgGATCTGGCACTGGTGAGGCTGAAGAGGGAGGGGAAGGGGTACAGGATCCCGAGGGGCGGGTGGTTCGAGGCCGTGAGCTGCCCCAATTACTTGGGGGAGGTCGTGGAGTGGCTGGGCTGGGCCGTGATGACGTGGTCGTGGGCCGGGCTCGCGTTCTTCTTGTACACGTGCGCCAACCTGGTGCCCCGCGCACGTGCCAACCATCAATGGTACTTGGAGAAATTTGGGGAGGACTACCCAAGAGACAGAAAAGCTGTGATCCCATTCTTGTACTGA